The segment AAGAAGTCTTCTACATGGCTTAGATGAAAACAAATCAACTCTGCGCTGGCCCAAGTTCAAAACATCTCGCACCATGAACCACATTGTTCCCAACTCTTTGGCCACGCCTTGGATCGCATGTTTCGTATTATTCATTGCCATCGGCCAACCGTCGGTTGCCCAAGATGTTTGGCAGCAGCACGTTGGCAAGGCAGGCGAGAGTGGTTGGCGATGTCATGTCATCCAGCCCGATCCGAATGACCACGGCCCTGACGGAATCAACTTTCATGATTGGAACAACGATGGATTCGTCGATGTGCTGGTCAATTACGAAGAAGGAAAATTCAGCCGGTTGTTCTTCAATCTCGGTGTAAAGAAATGTCACAGCACCTGGTCGGACTGGATCGAGTTCCAACATGGACCATGTGAAGACTCCGGCATCGGAGACCTGGACAACGATGGCGACATCGACTACGTCGCCAACGGGGGCTGGATTTTCTTTAATCCGGGCGGTGAAAGTGTTCGCGACGCCAAAAAATGGGTACGGATGAACCTGTTTGACAAAGAGCAAAGAGTTCCATTGGTAACCGACGTCGACGGAGATGGACTGAACGATCTGGTTGTTGGAGCTCAATTGTGGTTCAAGCAACCGTCGGACGACAAGCATCAGGCAAAGAACTGGAAACGATA is part of the Mariniblastus fucicola genome and harbors:
- a CDS encoding FG-GAP repeat domain-containing protein — translated: MNHIVPNSLATPWIACFVLFIAIGQPSVAQDVWQQHVGKAGESGWRCHVIQPDPNDHGPDGINFHDWNNDGFVDVLVNYEEGKFSRLFFNLGVKKCHSTWSDWIEFQHGPCEDSGIGDLDNDGDIDYVANGGWIFFNPGGESVRDAKKWVRMNLFDKEQRVPLVTDVDGDGLNDLVVGAQLWFKQPSDDKHQAKNWKRYKLGESKWPMNCIRRDVDADGDIDFIVADRRSEIFWLENPGKAKLYKPWPRKMLHPHKSMFIAVGDINGDSIDDIAIAGGQEGEIKWQRKLTVLIRKNRSGIPAFE